The nucleotide sequence ATTACAACTGTATCACTTTCTTGGATCAAAAGCTTTGATGCGACTCGAGCTCCAATTTGCAAAGTAATTACAGATTATAACAATTCTTCTCCACAGTGTTGAAAAAACAGCCTTCAAAAATTAAATGAGGGAGAGGGTGGATGAATTTACATTCTGGTGCACAGTCGGTGTGCTGCAGGCACAGGAGTAAAAGGGTCAATGTACATCAATTTATGAGCGAAAAATTACACCCATCACAGGTCTTTGCCTCATTGAGTAATCGTCATTCAGTGGGGTCTTCCTGATTATCACAGCATTGATGCTACATATGAAACCACCATTAATTCAATAGGTTGTCTACCTCAATAAAGGACTTCCTTCTGGTCTCATATCCAGTTTGTACAACATGTACTGCTCTACTGCATGGTGACTGTCAAGGTGTTATGTCTCCCCCTAAAGGTAACCTGAGGAACAGAATGagagtcctgtgtgtgtgtgtgtgagccccACATGACAAAATGCTGAACTGATAGGCAGGATAATGATATAAACACTCtgagcagcattttaatcaCAGCCAATTATAGACCTCTGTCGTCTTTAATGATACATTAGTTACAAGTGGATATGATTAGACTTGTGAAATCAGTGGAATTCAGGGGAGATACTGTATGCATCCAATTACACCCTCATATCTATAcagtttttaatcaaaaatagCAGATAAAGTACAAATCATGATTAATTCAGTGGTGTATTATGCATTACAAGTTTTATTATTCAACTAGAATAATAATctcacataataataataatacaacaaatGTACAATAATTTGTGCGCTTCTGTGCAAAAGTgtctaaaaatataaaataagagACAAAAGAGGGGAAGAAATTACATGAATCCAGAAAGTTtctccttcactttctcttcaATGTTTGCATAGTATTTCATCTGGGCAAGCAGTGCTTTGGCAGTCTGGAGCTCCCCTGCAAAAGGAAGTTCAGTCAATGACTCACTCCGAGACCTAAAGGAAAGCTTCAGCATAgattacaaaacaaacaaagggaTGTGTGGGaggaacagaaaatatttcaatgcAACATCTCAATGTAATACCTTTACGAAGTGCAGCATCTATCTGTACTGTCAAGTCTGCCAGTTTCCCTGCAAGTGAGCAGGAGACAAGTTTCAGTTCTGCATGTTAACAAGACATGGCACGTATCGTGCTTTTTATTCATAGAGATTCAAAAACACACTCGCCTCTGAGAGTAACAGCTTGATTTGatgtcaaacaaacaagaaaaatcaGAGAGACGTATTGTGTTAACAGTTTGATGTGTGCATCATCTAGCACTgatgtaaaatgaaatatattacaCAGCCCATACAGACACTTACTTAAGTTACTGCAGATCTGTCAGATACTGTAGTGTTCAACCTTACATGCATTGTATATCAAAGGTAGGATATTATGCTCATTCTGTCAGAAGTTAACCCTGGGTTAACGTTATACTCCTaagattttcatgaaatcaaATCCCATACTATTTATGGTCAGCATTTTCTTCTGCATTAGCCATTcaatgtatttacattctgAATTATCTTCTATATAAAGTagtttttattgtaattgtGACTCCCTCTATTTAAGAATGCCCACATATGCATATCTACAACATGATTTTGGTTGGCTGCACTGCACTTAAACAGCAACACCAGTTActcttctgttgtatttctgacaaAGCAGCTGCTCAAGGAGTACTGTCTTTAGTTTTAAACTCCACttgctgttaccatggtaaccacagGTATCACCAAATCATCCAGAAATGAGATCTTCACAACTTTAAcccttaaaaacaaaacatgtctcAATATACTTAGTGAGCAGTTCAGCCATCACTCTGTTTTCATACATTTCTGAGGCCTAGAGAGGGAAAAATCTAATCATAAAACTAGTTATAAATCAGAAGTAGCTGATGTGAACCAATTAACTAGAGAAATGTTCTTCACCTGTGCAAATTTAAGCTCAATAATCAGGCTTTCACCATATAAACTTCAACAGACATGTATGTCTACCTTTAGTGTCTTGGCCAATCTCATTGGCTTTCTCTGGAGTCTGTGCTTCATCAAGAGCTTCATTGATCTCCATCAGCTCCATCAGAAATGCAGAATCGGCCCCGGAGTCTGTGCCCTCTTCTATATGCATCCCCTGCAGCTCCAGCTGAAACATAGGTTAAGAGTTCATCAAACTCAACTGCTCCTTTGAATGCATGTCACTGCTCTTGGATGTCAGATGGTAAAGATGCTTCTCTTGAGGGAgagatcagacagacagagcttaCAGTTATGAAAGTAAACTATTCATTAGAATGGAAAAGTGGAAGCAGGGATTTCAAACTCACCATATAAAGACCGCGACTCAAAGGCTTAAGCAGAGTCTTGTATGCTTTGTTCACCAGAGCCGACTGGCTTTCTGAATACTCCTGTTCTTTCTGCAAAAGAGGGTTCTGTTAAGTTTGCTTCTAATTATGGCAGGTTCGCTCCGtatacattcatttaaaaagggaaagaaacTCAGTATCATTGTGATTGATAGTGATAgtgatgagtttttttttacaccttgcCATCCCAGTCTATACCACTGTCAATTTTCTAAACACCCTTGGTGATAGTGTCAATTAGATGTATGACATACAGCTACTCTTTTATAGTTGAGCAGTTTGGGACCCTTGAAGGGATACAGGTGTAAGTTTGACACGGCAGATGTGTAGAAATAAGATGGCAAGGAAAATATCTTGGAAATGGTTGGCAGATCTGAGTACATTTTGCAGCTATCAGGTCTGTCAGCTCTTGTGGAAATCAATAGTCTCAAGCTCTGGCCCATGGGCCCCTCGTGTGGAGCTGTTTCTGTAATAACAACAAGTGCAGTAGGTGGCTGCCTTGTAGCCTTGTATAAGTAATGAGTTTTCTATACATGATGAAGATCCCTGAGGCTGGAAGATGTCTAATTAAGAAAAAATGGCCAGAGGTgctgataaataaaacagagtcAGTACAATATTGGACAGGTTGTGTGTGAGGAAACCATTTAGGCtacccctcctctctcacactctgcTGAATATGAGTTTGGCTTTCATATCATATCCTGACAGCATTCTGCATTGTGCTTTTCCACCCGAACGTACAGAATAAATTACAACTGAAGCAACAgacctctgctcctcctctcctagTATCCATAATGTTTATTTCTTCTAAAGTGCCATGCAGTTTTTTCAGTGATTCACGAGGGGGAAACTGGATGTTGTGAAACTTTTGTCCACTATTTACCACTTTGTAAAATAACCTATAAACATATTCAACCCTAAAGCACTCAGATGCATTGGTACAAgtcttatttctttctttgacatttttaaa is from Lates calcarifer isolate ASB-BC8 linkage group LG13, TLL_Latcal_v3, whole genome shotgun sequence and encodes:
- the hscb gene encoding iron-sulfur cluster co-chaperone protein HscB isoform X2, with the protein product MSTSLLNKDAWHSNMNIRALEKERWLTYYTNQANLPRNYCTGQVKLNCWNCKQPLDKMPAFFCMSCKVIQPPEEGITYFKIMDCDCTFTLDTQKLQKRYLELQRSLHPDNFSQKSVKEQEYSESQSALVNKAYKTLLKPLSRGLYMLELQGMHIEEGTDSGADSAFLMELMEINEALDEAQTPEKANEIGQDTKGKLADLTVQIDAALRKGELQTAKALLAQMKYYANIEEKVKEKLSGFM